Within the Pygocentrus nattereri isolate fPygNat1 chromosome 28, fPygNat1.pri, whole genome shotgun sequence genome, the region aaagctttggaactctcttcctgaggagctaagaggcattacatccctgtacagcttcaagagtaatcttaaaaccttcctgtttagatctgcttttagttaagaaacttttgtctgttctatctttttcattttatctttttcagtttatttcattattttattttgtttccttctatctttatttcttttaatgtgttttgcttatctttgttttctttttatttattctgtaaagcactttgagttgcatgtatgtatgaaaggtgctatacaaataaagattattattattattatttatttttagtgaaaaattcaacaaaacGTAATTTCACCAAGGTGCCCaatcttttgcatatgactgtatctgatttttggccaaactctCACTTTAACACTCTCACTGACCATCTCTAGCAGTCTTATGACACTAAACTGAATCTATAGAAACAAAGGAAGAGATCTCAAAGTCCAAACAGTGAGACTAACTAGAAATAAATATACTACATATATTTTTCTCACACTGACGGACATTTTTGTAAAGTGATACGATGAATAGTTTCAAGGAATGAGAAAATGTTCTGTATTGTGAGAGAACCGTACAGGGAAGAGAACGACAGGCACAGTCAGGGTGACGGCGACCAGCACTGCCAAACGCACACACAGCATCAATGTGTCAGCAGTACTGTAATTCTTCAGCAACTCTCCTTCCACGTTTcctgcaaaaaacaaacatgcatgaTGAGCCTTCTGTGAGCCTTCTCACCGTCTGTTTATACATGTAATTTAATCATGAATCCACTCCATTCATGTATTCTTTCCTGTCTCACACATTATGCACATGCTTACCGTAGAAGGTGAGGTAGCCAAAGATAGCGGTCAACAGGTACATGACGAACATAGCCATTATAGAGATGTTAGCAACATTTTGCATGCGTTTCTTTGTTGGCCTGGAATGACAAGTCACAACAAAATTAACCAACATCAAACATTATCAATGGGTGCTatgaaaaatactgaaatatgtGAATATGTCTATATGTGATCCAAAAACAGAGACTGACTTTTTAAGCTCAGTGTAGATGGGCAGCACCTCAGGGTGACACACAAACGCGAAGGCCAGAATAGGAATGGTATACGCAGCCTGCAACACAACAAGGCGTTATAGCACTTTGTATTTATATTCATCACAAGCTGACAATGCCATTTTGGCAAGCAATCTACTGTTAGGAACACAGTACTGGTTTTCAGACACTTTCAGAGTGAAGTCGTTATTCTAGATGAAACATACTTCCTTTGTTTTATAATACTAgtcaaaagaaataaatacacaaacacaaggaCTTGGTGTATCATTGCAATAACTGGAGTCTCATTTTGTTTTACTAAAAAATTACTCATATACACCCtctgtcaaattacattttgttgattttccaagtgaccAGGGGAAGCCAACATTTTACACAGAACTGTAACTGTCTGGCTAAACAACTCTACTATTTGTAATACGTTATTTGTATTATATTCCTTACTGATCAAAGATTTGTAgaactattattattgtcatgaCTACTTTATTATAATAGCAATTGAATAATCTCCTGAAGGCAAATCAATCAGAGTTTTTATAAAGgaccaaataataaaaatggacttaaataaacaataacaaatctTGCATTgccttttacaaaaaaaaggaaaaaaatacaataaggTGCCATTAAAAAACcttaaatgaatgcatttctTACTGTAAGGAGAATATGTTACATACTTTATCGTCATGCAAACTGCCAACGAATCATTGATCCAAGAAGGTAAATTTTGACTGATGATTGAGATAAATTGAGCAACCAAGCTTAGTAAAGTCAAACAAATTTGCAAAGGAGCAAAGGAAGCACCGTGTTTTACCTGCGGTGTGAGGGTAACGAGCTTCGCTGTACAGGTGTCATTGTCTGAGCTGTATACAGCAGAGATGGATGTTTGGGTGGAGTTGTCACTATACACTGGACACTCCATGACAAACTTCTTATAGATGACCTGTTAATCCAAGAAAAAAGGgctttaaaaaattacaaacatCAATCTAAACAACCTTCATTTGACTAGTTATTAAACATAGGCAGCTCACATGCTCATTTGCTAGATTGTTGAACTGGTACTGATTGACGTTGATTGTTTTAAATGCTTTCAGTCTGTATTTACAAGTTGTTGCTATATGTTATATtgattttggactgtttcttttggttcatcagtcatgaaatgttcatacaatgtaaagggtagctgacattttcaaatggagCATCAAAAAGGTTTTAACATGACATATATGAAGATATACACACAGGGAAAGCTTAATTAAATTTTCCCTTGATTAGCCAAACAGAGAAACAATATACTGAAAGTACAACATATTATGTACGTCATCATAACTTAACATTTAACATATATAGTACATATGGCACGGTTATATACAGCAATTTTCACAGTGCACAAGTCAGAGGATGACAGATGAAGACTTACAGAAATGAGGAAGAAAACcatgcaggagagagagaaaccacTGGTGTAGCCAAGATACCCTGAAAGTGGTACAATATTACAGCACTTAGATCAAATTTTCATAAAAACGTCTTTATTATGCAGAACAGTTCATTACAGTATCAGTAGTTTTGTGTTACAAATCTGCTGTTTCTGTAAGGAAAGATGATTCTAAGCTTCTGAAAGTGTCTGTCAATGGCTTGTCATGAAATGTGATGATGAGacaatggaaaaatgaaatggaagGATGAAAGATGGATGGACATACCAAGCTGTCGCATGAGAGCAAGGGGTAGGATTACACCAAGACTGACGATAATGATGAGGTAGTTTCCATTTAGATACCATTCTCTAACAGGACATAACAGGGTGGGGGATGAGCAAAACAAAGGGAGAACACACGTGCATTAACGGCACAGTTCATGACAACTAGGTTTTCCTAAATggcacagaaaaacacagaaagatgTGGGGTCTAATACACAATGTACAGCACTTTTTTATGatagacatttattttttattcaaattttctcttttatctacgacctttttcttttttgtctctttgtgTTTTACTAACTTTTAGTGTCCTTTTCcatctgtattttgtatttcatTATATACAAATGAGAGAAATCCTCTGGTACCTACCCTGAGCTTTTGTGACCCAGAAGGCCTTCTATAACAAAGGGCAACTCAATCTTCACAATAAAGAGGTAGCTCGACATTGCTAtaggtaaaagaaaaaaaaactattatcACAAGGTTAAACAAGCACAGAAATGCAGGAAGGCTGCTTAAAATGTTTTGCTACAATCAGTATGTACTGCTGCTTCTTTGGCACTGAGTGTGTTTGACAGCAGCAGTAACATTGACAGTCATACTCACCTCCGATGTTATGAACAGTTATGATGCAGGCTGCTATGATCTTCCCTGTCTGCCCAAATGCTCGGAAACCCAACTGCTCATACGCACGAAttcctaaacaaacaaaaaaaatataaaccaaacTAATGCAAGGAAGACAAGGCTGTATTTGTCTTGAGAGTCAATTTCTGCAGTGCTAGAGTCATTAAATAACTCACTGCACACACATGGTGAGAAAATGTTACTTAATCCACAGGCAGAGTTAACAACAGCAGACtattatggcaaaaatataatattgggATACTTGAGAAATTTATAGGAtacacaatatgtcacaatatgtattttttcagacaCCCAATCAGTTtgaacagagaaaaaggaaccagtagtgttacattttaaaaaatactatcaaaaactgtgaacaaTGATTtgttttcaatatttgatatactgtgttgcactaaatccagttgaACAGTCTAATTTTGCTctgtttgtaatgaaacacGCCGTTGATCAGTGTTCTACAAGTACAGtacatataatgacaatactatGGTAAAACGATATAATAACCTGTTTAaactacaaaaaatatatatatattttccccTATTGTACAAACAACTGAAAGAAAGCAAATTCACAAATAGGAACTAAACGTTGGACTCTTACCAACCACTCCTGCACTCTTCAGCAGCAGATGAATGGAATATGCAGTCAGAATGGCAATGAAGATCAACAGTGTTCtacaacagaaacaaacaagaGAGTTTTTGAACTGAATTTTGAATCTGTGTTAAAGACTTCATTTCCCAGAGTGCACCAGCCATGAGACCTGCTTATGAAGTGTTCAAAGTTTGATCAAAAACAGggatgtttgatttgttttgagaGTTAATTAATTATCTTATCTTTTCATTTAGGGATAGTAACATGTAGTGATCGTTTTACTACACCTTGAACTATAAAAAACAAGACTGAAATGAACCAGTGCATTTTGAACTTAAACAGCTTGTCAGTAAACTGACTTTTGTCAGAGGACTTAAATGTGTAAAACGTCTTATCCACAGTGGTTTGGAATAACCTGAGATGGAATCTGTCTTTGCCCTACATGCACTACTGCAGTTTCTCTGTAATAAAATCTTTTCAGGAACTAAGAGTAAAACTAAGAGCAATTACAGTGCAAAGCGTAAACATAGCTAGTAATCTCATTATCTAACATTAGCCATGAACTAATCCTTTCCCAGTCTTTGCTCTGGCTTAACCTCAATCTTTATATTTGCCATAACCCTGCCCCCTGCTGGCAAGTTGCAGCATCTACACTGAGGCTGTGCCATTTGCTCATTCCAATTCTGTAAAAAAGAAGATATAATAAGGTAAATAATCAAATGCAACACATAATTTTAGTAATAGatgaactttttctttttgtattgaTTTCCACAACACAAATGCAATAGGGTTTGGCGTACTGTGTAAAAAACCCTGGTTTCtgatgtttttattgattttaaaagtttacacatcctctacagagaacacacttctgcacattttattttatattttttttgcacacttGCTGATTATTATCTAAActtaacataaaacataaaatatggcctgtccCAAAGCTAtgacacattttgtattttattttttatttttccaagcAAATAAATGGAACCTGTGCACTAAAAGCAGAAGAATGCATTACCTGTGGTCCCTAACCTGTTCATGTGTGACACTCACAGTACTAATTAAGGAAAATATATAGCTCAAGACTTGCAAACACTTAAGAGTTGACAGAAAGAAATAGTCTTGTGTTTGTTCCCTCTCCAAAACTTACGCTGTAAATATTTGACTTTACGTAATAGGAATTTCTGGAAACACACGTCACACGCACAGAGCCCTGCCTACTTAACTTTAAGGTGGCATATAAATAGAGAATCAAGCCTGGGTGCTTTCATGCCAAGAACACACgcaaactctctctcactccaacatacacgtgcacaaacacacatatacacagctGTGTCCAGCCTTTAATTAAATGAGACTgaaatctggtggcttctgcaTGTACACCCTTCACAATgagctaaaaataaaagcagctcAGCTCCAAACATTGCTATTCTTTTACCCTACCCTTCTGATGTTGGCTTTGGATGAAGCTTACAACAGAAAAGCCACAGCCACAGACGCCAGTCACAGATACATTTGCATAGACAATACATTTGTGTTTATGACATGCTGTACTGATGGCGATAACAATTTAGTGAAATTTAATGAGGgcactgaaccaaaacaaaggccagcacacacacacacacacacacacattataagtATCCATGATAGTGTGACTCACAGAAAGAGGACGATGCCAGTGTTGGACATGGCATAGGCCAGTCCCAGAATGCCACTACCCATGATCGCATTACTGAGATTGAAGACGGACATTCCAAATGAGGTTTTTCCCTCGAACTGTGAAAAAGATTTATAACATTATAATTGGTGTTCATAACAACACGATAGTATAGCATAAATGGAATATAGTAACTAAGTatggaca harbors:
- the slc38a5a gene encoding sodium-coupled neutral amino acid transporter 3 encodes the protein MELQKMANGHHELSPGKSTLEDRFDALENMAERDEFLPQKTDGTRETSFTDFEGKTSFGMSVFNLSNAIMGSGILGLAYAMSNTGIVLFLTLLIFIAILTAYSIHLLLKSAGVVGIRAYEQLGFRAFGQTGKIIAACIITVHNIGAMSSYLFIVKIELPFVIEGLLGHKSSGEWYLNGNYLIIIVSLGVILPLALMRQLGYLGYTSGFSLSCMVFFLISVIYKKFVMECPVYSDNSTQTSISAVYSSDNDTCTAKLVTLTPQAAYTIPILAFAFVCHPEVLPIYTELKKPTKKRMQNVANISIMAMFVMYLLTAIFGYLTFYGNVEGELLKNYSTADTLMLCVRLAVLVAVTLTVPVVLFPIRRAVLQLLFPEKPFHWARHILIALCLLFLVNLLVIFVPNIRDIFGVIGATSAPSLIFILPGIFYVRIVPEEQEPMKSRPKIMAIVFAALGFIFMVTSISFIILEWVTGHSKGIGGH